In a genomic window of Cuculus canorus isolate bCucCan1 chromosome Z, bCucCan1.pri, whole genome shotgun sequence:
- the LOC128850370 gene encoding uncharacterized protein LOC128850370 isoform X3 has translation MFITVKPPQCSTSRSVVPIPTFLRRWIGHQERPRPPDTCPLCSSPLSNHGLLSGGFGSGDGNDLAGPLRVDCSSFSRLESITAWREGPAAVGCGCQVLCAVAERWQLLSGFGLSFQHREPRCRGPRFSRGSWPGWIMGQGSPEGPGQAGSWAKVLQRFLARLDHGAKVLQGFLARLDHGAKVLQRVLARLDHGPRFSRGSWPGWIMGQGSPEVPAQAGSWAKVLQRVLARLDHGPRFSRGPWPGWIMGQGSPEVLGQAGSWANGLQRFLARLDHGPRFSRGSWPGWITGQASNRCPRPVPPPEHLRTFSGGPFPTGSCSKVLPTTFSSPDCPSVASYGRFSSPGISWAAPDPFSTGLAGNHGSSKAGGHFGSRRTRGTDEALWRRAK, from the exons ATGTTCATCACCGTTAAACCTCCGCAGTGCTCCACGAGCAGAAGTGTTGTCCCCATTCCAACCTTCCTCCGGCGTTGGATTGGCCACCAGGAGCGGCCGAGGCCTCCTGACACCTGTCCTCTGTGCTCCTCACCGCTCTCCAACCACGGCCTCCTCAGCGGTGGCTTTGGCTCCGGGGATGGAAACGACCTGGCAGGACCTCTCCGCGTTGATTGCTCCTCGTTCTCCCGGTTGGAGTCCATCACCGCTTGGAGAGAAGGTCCGGCAGCTGTGGGATGCGGCTGCCAAGTCCTCTGCGCGGTGGCCGAGCGGTGGCAGCTCCTCTCCGGCTTTGGGCTCTCCTTCCAGCACCGAGAGCCGAGATGCAGAgggccaaggttctccagaggttcctggccaggctggatcatgggccaaggttctccagagggtcctggccaggctggatcatgggccaaggttctccagaggttcctggccaggctggatcatggggccaaggttctccaggggttcctggccaggctggatcatggggccaaggttctccagagggtcctggccaggctggatcatgggccaaggttctccagaggttcctggccaggctggatcatgggccaaggttctccagaggttcctgcccaggctggatcatgggccaaggttctccagagggtcctggccaggctggatcatgggccaaggttctccagaggtccctggccaggctggatcatgggccaaggttctccagaggttcttggccaggctggatcatggGCCAACGgtctccagaggttcctggccaggctggatcacgggccaaggttctccagaggttcctggccaggctggatcacgggccaag cttcaaaccgttgTCCTCGTCCTGTCCCACCACCAGAGCATCTCCGCACCTTTTCCGGAGgccctttccctactggaagctgctctaaggtcctCCCCAcgaccttctcttctccagactgccCCAGCGTGGCCTCCTAcggaaggttctccagccctgggatcagCTGGGCTGCTCCTGATCCTTTCTCCACCGGCCTGGCTGGAAACCATGGATCCTCCAAGGCAG GTGGACACTTCGGCTCGAGAAGAACGCGTGGAACTGACGAAGCTCTTTGGCGAAGAGCAAAATAA
- the LOC128850370 gene encoding uncharacterized protein LOC128850370 isoform X2, with the protein MFITVKPPQCSTSRSVVPIPTFLRRWIGHQERPRPPDTCPLCSSPLSNHGLLSGGFGSGDGNDLAGPLRVDCSSFSRLESITAWREGPAAVGCGCQVLCAVAERWQLLSGFGLSFQHREPRCRGPRFSRGSWPGWIMGQGSPEGPGQAGSWAKVLQRFLARLDHGAKVLQGFLARLDHGAKVLQRVLARLDHGPRFSRGSWPGWIMGQGSPEVPAQAGSWAKVLQRVLARLDHGPRFSRGPWPGWIMGQGSPEVLGQAGSWANGLQRFLARLDHGPRFSRGSWPGWITGQASNRCPRPVPPPEHLRTFSGGPFPTGSCSKVLPTTFSSPDCPSVASYGRFSSPGISWAAPDPFSTGLAGNHGSSKVDTSAREERVELTKLFGEEQNKPF; encoded by the exons ATGTTCATCACCGTTAAACCTCCGCAGTGCTCCACGAGCAGAAGTGTTGTCCCCATTCCAACCTTCCTCCGGCGTTGGATTGGCCACCAGGAGCGGCCGAGGCCTCCTGACACCTGTCCTCTGTGCTCCTCACCGCTCTCCAACCACGGCCTCCTCAGCGGTGGCTTTGGCTCCGGGGATGGAAACGACCTGGCAGGACCTCTCCGCGTTGATTGCTCCTCGTTCTCCCGGTTGGAGTCCATCACCGCTTGGAGAGAAGGTCCGGCAGCTGTGGGATGCGGCTGCCAAGTCCTCTGCGCGGTGGCCGAGCGGTGGCAGCTCCTCTCCGGCTTTGGGCTCTCCTTCCAGCACCGAGAGCCGAGATGCAGAgggccaaggttctccagaggttcctggccaggctggatcatgggccaaggttctccagagggtcctggccaggctggatcatgggccaaggttctccagaggttcctggccaggctggatcatggggccaaggttctccaggggttcctggccaggctggatcatggggccaaggttctccagagggtcctggccaggctggatcatgggccaaggttctccagaggttcctggccaggctggatcatgggccaaggttctccagaggttcctgcccaggctggatcatgggccaaggttctccagagggtcctggccaggctggatcatgggccaaggttctccagaggtccctggccaggctggatcatgggccaaggttctccagaggttcttggccaggctggatcatggGCCAACGgtctccagaggttcctggccaggctggatcacgggccaaggttctccagaggttcctggccaggctggatcacgggccaag cttcaaaccgttgTCCTCGTCCTGTCCCACCACCAGAGCATCTCCGCACCTTTTCCGGAGgccctttccctactggaagctgctctaaggtcctCCCCAcgaccttctcttctccagactgccCCAGCGTGGCCTCCTAcggaaggttctccagccctgggatcagCTGGGCTGCTCCTGATCCTTTCTCCACCGGCCTGGCTGGAAACCATGGATCCTCCAAG GTGGACACTTCGGCTCGAGAAGAACGCGTGGAACTGACGAAGCTCTTTGGCGAAGAGCAAAATAAACCCTTCTAA
- the LOC128850370 gene encoding uncharacterized protein LOC128850370 isoform X1, protein MFITVKPPQCSTSRSVVPIPTFLRRWIGHQERPRPPDTCPLCSSPLSNHGLLSGGFGSGDGNDLAGPLRVDCSSFSRLESITAWREGPAAVGCGCQVLCAVAERWQLLSGFGLSFQHREPRCRGPRFSRGSWPGWIMGQGSPEGPGQAGSWAKVLQRFLARLDHGAKVLQGFLARLDHGAKVLQRVLARLDHGPRFSRGSWPGWIMGQGSPEVPAQAGSWAKVLQRVLARLDHGPRFSRGPWPGWIMGQGSPEVLGQAGSWANGLQRFLARLDHGPRFSRGSWPGWITGQASNRCPRPVPPPEHLRTFSGGPFPTGSCSKVLPTTFSSPDCPSVASYGRFSSPGISWAAPDPFSTGLAGNHGSSKAGAGLFPIWGCAGTGKTLTLRAIPGLGRGGKPPVGFPVSFPSNDIKKRGGRRNPTAASLRSSGLQKLGKRRRRGERRRRNLEKVERWGRRRFKGTVVGNGLGGEGPPGPSASPSCGTWSPSELDLQRFPGWGFSSFSFLFLPPFVSEPELISNLGGTRCSCCDGPSLLIPVINDLPEQMRR, encoded by the exons ATGTTCATCACCGTTAAACCTCCGCAGTGCTCCACGAGCAGAAGTGTTGTCCCCATTCCAACCTTCCTCCGGCGTTGGATTGGCCACCAGGAGCGGCCGAGGCCTCCTGACACCTGTCCTCTGTGCTCCTCACCGCTCTCCAACCACGGCCTCCTCAGCGGTGGCTTTGGCTCCGGGGATGGAAACGACCTGGCAGGACCTCTCCGCGTTGATTGCTCCTCGTTCTCCCGGTTGGAGTCCATCACCGCTTGGAGAGAAGGTCCGGCAGCTGTGGGATGCGGCTGCCAAGTCCTCTGCGCGGTGGCCGAGCGGTGGCAGCTCCTCTCCGGCTTTGGGCTCTCCTTCCAGCACCGAGAGCCGAGATGCAGAgggccaaggttctccagaggttcctggccaggctggatcatgggccaaggttctccagagggtcctggccaggctggatcatgggccaaggttctccagaggttcctggccaggctggatcatggggccaaggttctccaggggttcctggccaggctggatcatggggccaaggttctccagagggtcctggccaggctggatcatgggccaaggttctccagaggttcctggccaggctggatcatgggccaaggttctccagaggttcctgcccaggctggatcatgggccaaggttctccagagggtcctggccaggctggatcatgggccaaggttctccagaggtccctggccaggctggatcatgggccaaggttctccagaggttcttggccaggctggatcatggGCCAACGgtctccagaggttcctggccaggctggatcacgggccaaggttctccagaggttcctggccaggctggatcacgggccaag cttcaaaccgttgTCCTCGTCCTGTCCCACCACCAGAGCATCTCCGCACCTTTTCCGGAGgccctttccctactggaagctgctctaaggtcctCCCCAcgaccttctcttctccagactgccCCAGCGTGGCCTCCTAcggaaggttctccagccctgggatcagCTGGGCTGCTCCTGATCCTTTCTCCACCGGCCTGGCTGGAAACCATGGATCCTCCAAGGCAGGTGCAGGACTTTTTCCCATCTGGGGTTGCGCGGGGACTGGGAAGACGTTGACCTTGAGGGCCATTCCTGGTCTTGGCCGTGGAGGAAAGCCCCCGGTTGGGTTTCCCGTTTCGTTTCCAAGCAATGACATCAAGAAAAGAGGGGGGAGGAGAAACCCAACCGCAGCCTCGTTGCGCTCTTCGGGGCTTCAGAAacttgggaagaggaggaggaggggagagaggaggaggagaaacctGGAGAAGGTGGAGCGGTGGGGCCGGAGGAGGTTCAAGGGCACCGTCGTCGGGAATGGGTTGGGTGGGGAGGGACCTCCAGGCCCATCTGCTTCCCCGAGCTGCGGCACTTGGAGCCCCTCCGAGCTTGACCTTCAACGCTTCCCGGGATGGggcttctcctccttctcctttctttttctccctccttttgtTTCCGAGCCGGAGCTCATTTCGAACCTTGGCGGAACGCGCTGCAGCTGCTGCGATGGTCCTTCTCTTTTGATCCCCGTTATTAATGATCTGCCGGAACAGATGCGACGCTGA
- the LOC128850370 gene encoding uncharacterized protein LOC128850370 isoform X4, with protein MVELQTVVLVLSHHQSISAPFPEALSLLEAALRSSPRPSLLQTAPAWPPTEGSPALGSAGLLLILSPPAWLETMDPPRQVDTSAREERVELTKLFGEEQNKPF; from the exons ATGGTTGAG cttcaaaccgttgTCCTCGTCCTGTCCCACCACCAGAGCATCTCCGCACCTTTTCCGGAGgccctttccctactggaagctgctctaaggtcctCCCCAcgaccttctcttctccagactgccCCAGCGTGGCCTCCTAcggaaggttctccagccctgggatcagCTGGGCTGCTCCTGATCCTTTCTCCACCGGCCTGGCTGGAAACCATGGATCCTCCAAGGCAG GTGGACACTTCGGCTCGAGAAGAACGCGTGGAACTGACGAAGCTCTTTGGCGAAGAGCAAAATAAACCCTTCTAA